A section of the Drosophila sechellia strain sech25 chromosome 3L, ASM438219v1, whole genome shotgun sequence genome encodes:
- the LOC6605162 gene encoding uncharacterized protein LOC6605162, giving the protein MSANSKSLEISPHSTLTFTKTNRKQEITIKNVGGKTVTYKVQSTVHGKFNIKPRWGVLSPNEHSHVLITMCKDVELSRKGRDKIVVVCMVSPINAVDFEMTASFWRHNICYDPDIEKHQLTCHQMDGAGEGNGDGVNKDAEPEDLRLFPSFCSIRIPSKYWR; this is encoded by the exons ATGTCTGCAAATTCAAAATCACTTGAAATCTCACCACATAGTACTTTAACTTTCACAAAAACCAACAGAAAGCAAGAAATTACCATCAAAAATGTTGGCGGAAAGACAGTGACCTACAAG GTGCAAAGTACAGTGCATGGCAAGTTCAACATAAAACCCCGCTGGGGCGTCCTGAGTCCCAATGAGCACTCACATGTCCTCATAACCATGTGCAAAGATGTCGAGCTCTCGAGAAAGGGACGCGACAAGATAGTGGTCGTTTGCATGGTTTCACCCATCAATGCTGTGGACTTCGAGATGACCGCCTCCTTCTGGCGCCACAATATCTGCTACGATCCGGATATCGAGAAGCACCAACTCACCTGCCATCAAATGGATGGGGCGGGAGAGGGCAATGGCGACGGAGTCAACAAGGATGCCGAGCCGGAGGATCTAAGGCTATTCCCATCATTTTGCAGTATTCGCATTCCGAGCAAGTACTGGCGATAG